A genomic region of Papaver somniferum cultivar HN1 chromosome 7, ASM357369v1, whole genome shotgun sequence contains the following coding sequences:
- the LOC113292830 gene encoding B3 domain-containing protein Os03g0622100-like, whose amino-acid sequence MNFFTFLSKNYHHHLKLPKKFVKNFLMSEFSEIGGSTVSLKGPSGRTWTVELMRKGDSTLYLKKGWEVFVKEHNLGENDALFFKYRSGGIFDVLMFDDGDFCKKESSYFVRNCQGCHMSTNVRLNERRRVESEPRLYYEGENEPRRFKGENKPRRHKEGENEPTRSEEVESEPSIEIIEPKRLRYTDKPITISDEEQEEEDADRETPRFLGRVPVCFGRRLPKSVPGCQSKALVRTTEVSVTGENSEDEETEVNQVSPLAIALHKRTVHAKEIHLPYKQSIREGKHRGTPHFVVLIQPSHVSGICCMVIPIKSARKYLPNGSDNISLKMNGKTWQPQFTYYGRIAGFRGPGWKKFVLKNKLEVGNACSFEKTTSSALSSRTPSNSITLSVSIFRNVV is encoded by the exons ATGAATTTTTTCACATTTCTTTCAAAAAATTATCACCACCACCTT AAGTTGCCAAAGAAGTTTGTGAAGAATTTTTTGATGAGTGAATTTTCAGAGATTGGTGGTAGTACTGTGAGTTTGAAAGGACCAAGTGGGCGAACTTGGACTGTTGAATTGATGAGAAAAGGTGACAGTACATTGTACTTGAAAAAGGGGTGGGAAGTATTTGTGAAGGAACATAATTTGGGAGAAAATGATGCATTGTTCTTCAAATACAGATCAGGAGGAATTTTTGATGTCTTAATGTTTGATGATGGGGATTTTTGCAAGAAAGAAAGTTCATATTTTGTGAGGAATTGTCAAGGTTGTCATATGAGTACTAATGTGAGGTTGAATGAGAGAAGAAGAGTAGAAAGCGAGCCTAGGCTATATTATGAAGGAGAAAATGAGCCTAGGCGATTTAAAGGAGAGAATAAGCCTAGGCGACATAAAGAAGGAGAAAATGAGCCTACGCGTTCAGAGGAAGTAGAAAGTGAACCTTCTATAGAGATCATTGAACCGAAGAGGTTGCGCTACACAGACAAACCAATCACCATTAGTGATGAGGAGCAGGAGGAGGAGGATGCTGACAGAGAAACACCTCGATTTCTCGGAAGAGTACCTGTTTGTTTTGGGCGGCGTTTGCCTAAATCAGTTCCTGGTTGTCAAAGCAAAGCTCTAGTTAGAACAACAGAAGTTTCTGTTACAGGCGAAAACAGCGAAG atgaggagacggAAGTTAACCAAGTATCCCCACTGGCTATAGCATTGCACAAAAGAACTGTCCACGCAAAAGAGATCCATTTACCTTATAAACAATCTATTCGTGAAGGTAAACATCGGGGAACACCGCATTTTGTTGTACTCATACAACCTAGCCATGTATCAGGCATCTGCTGCATG GTAATTCCTATTAAATCAGCAAGGAAGTATTTACCTAATGGAAGTGACAACATATCCCTTAAGATGAATGGTAAAACATGGCAACCTCAATTTACATATTATGGGAGGATTGCAGGATTCCGTGGTCCGGGTTGGAAAAAATTTGTACTCAAAAACAAATTGGAAGTAGGAAATGCGTGTTCGTTTGAGAAGACTACTTCTTCTGCATTGTCGTCTAGAACTCCAAGCAACTCAATTACCCTCAGTGTCAGCATCTTCCGGAATGTGGTTTAG